Proteins found in one Zea mays cultivar B73 chromosome 1, Zm-B73-REFERENCE-NAM-5.0, whole genome shotgun sequence genomic segment:
- the LOC100285035 gene encoding mpv17 / PMP22 family protein yields MAAAAVATVASPSPAASRRMLPSAAPSFLRLPRPTSRLRRATQVAAAGGEADVLPGPGAEGEAAVPGRLEEQRDEPLAGSQLDIGGLAFQGDVGGGFTGGGAGSGASGGGGDGNKMLDRGINTAIVLAASTYALTKLLTVDQDYWHGWTIFEILRYMPEHNWSAYEEALKANPVLAKMMISGVVYSLGDWIAQCYEGKPIFDFDRARMFRSGLVGFTLHGSLSHYYYHICEALFPFKDWWVVPAKVAFDQTVWSAIWNSIYFVVLGFLRLESPTTIYSELKSTFWPMLTAGWKLWPFAHLITYGVVPVEQRLLWVDCVELVWVTILSTYSNEKSEARNSDSTSTPDASKDNSR; encoded by the exons ATGGCGGCCGCTGCCGTGGCGACCGTGGCCTCCCCATCCCCCGCTGCCTCCAGGCGTATGCTCCCCTCCGCCGCACCGTCTTTCCTCCGGCTCCCGAGGCCGACCAGCCGGCTCCGGCGCGCCACGCAGGTCGCCGCGGCGGGGGGAGAGGCGGACGTGCTGCCTGGTCCGGGGGCCGAGGGTGAGGCGGCggttccggggaggctggaggagCAGCGGGACGAGCCGCTGGCGGGAAGCCAGCTCGACATCGGAGGGCTCGCCTTCCAGGGCGACGTCGGCGGGGGCTTCACCGGCGGCGGAGCGGGCTCCGGGGCCTCCGGCGGTGGCGGCGACGGCAACAAGATGCTGGACCGGGGCATCAATACGGCCATCGTTCTCGCGGCCAGCACCTACGCGCTCACCAAGCTGCTCACCGTCGACCAGGACTACTGGCAC GGGTGGACGATCTTCGAGATCCTGCGCTATATGCCGGAGCACAACTGGTCCGCGTACGAGGAGGCCCTCAAAGCTAACCCGGTTCTAGCCAAGATGATGATCAGTGGTGTCGTCTACTCCCTTGGTGACTGGATTGCACAG TGCTACGAAGGCAAGCCAATCTTTGATTTCGACCGTGCTCGGATGTTCCGGTCTGGTCTTGTTGGGTTCACTCTTCATGGGTCACTTTCACATTACTACTACCATATCTGTGAG GCACTATTCCCATTCAAGGATTGGTGGGTTGTCCCTGCAAAGGTTGCATTCGATCAGACCGTTTGGTCTGCAATCTGGAACAGTATCTACTTCGTGGTCTTAGGTTTCCTTCGGTTGGAATCACCTACCACTATCTACAGTGAACTCAAGTCTACATTCTGGCCCATGCTTACC GCTGGATGGAAGTTGTGGCCTTTTGCACACTTAATTACATATGGTGTGGTCCCTGTTGAGCAAAGACTTCTATGGGTCGACTGTGTGGAGCTTGTCTGGGTCACAATATTGTCGAC GTACTCAAACGAAAAGTCAGAGGCAAGGAATTCTGATAGCACCTCCACACCAGATGCTTCAAAG GACAACTCCAGATAG